The Mesorhizobium loti DNA segment ATGGCGAGCGCTATTGTCTCCTGCTTGCGGGCCGTCGAAACGGCGGGCGCCATCAAGGCCTTCTGCACCTTGTGCGAGCCACAGCTCGGGCAATCGACAAAGCCACGCTTCTTCTGGCTGTCGAAATCGTCATTGCTGCGGAACCAGCCCTCGAACTCGTGCTCGTTCTCGCAGATCAGGGAAAAGCGGATCAAGAGGCTGCACCCCGCAGAAGCGGCGCGTCCACCGCGCCGGCGTTGATGGTGAAATCCCGCGCATTCTTCAAATTGGGGATCTTCTTGCGCGCAGCAAGCGACTGTGCCGGGTCGATCTCGGCGACGATCACGGCGGGCTCGTCATGCGCGGCTTCGGCGATGATACGGCCCCAGGGATCGACGATCAGCGAATGGCCAAACGTCTCGCGGCCGTCCTCGTGCAGGCCGCCTTGCGCGGCGGCGACGACAAAGGCGCCGTTCTCGATCGCGCGGGCTCTGAGCAGCACATGCCAGTGCGCCTCGCCGGTCTGGCGGGTGAAGGCGGCGGGCACGGTCAAAACATCAGCGCCGGCCAGCGCCTCGGCGCGGAACAGTTGCGGGAAACGCAGGTCGTAGCAGACCGCAAAACCCAGCTTGGCGCCCGCAACCTCGGTCACGACCGCCTCCGTGCCTGGCTCATAGGCGGCGGATTCACGCCAGCTTTCGCCATTGTCGAGATCGACGTCGAACATGTGGATCTTGTCATAGGTGGTGAGCGTCGCGCCATCCGGACCGAACAACAGCGCCCGGTTGGCGAGCTTGCCGTCGGCGCGCAGAATGGCGGTCGAGCCGATATGCAGGAAGACGCCGAGTTCACGCGCCAGTCTGTGCGCGGTCGCGACGATGATGTCCTTGTCCTCGGAGGTGAAGGAGGCTGCACGCGCTTCCTTGTCGCGGATCAGCGCCCCGGTCATTTCCGGCGTCTGGATGTAGGTCGCGCCCTGGCCGGCTGCCTCACGCACCAGCCGGTCGAGATCGACCGCATTGCGCTCGGGGCTTTCGCCTGAACGCATCTGGACCGCCGCAGCCTTGAAAACACCCATCATCACACCCTCAAATCGTTGCGCCGTTGGCGAGCAGTCTGTCCAGCCGGCCTTCGGCCTCCAGCTCGTGGAGGTCATCGCAGCCGCCGACATGCGTGTCGCCAATGAAAATCTGCGGAAAGGTCGTGCGGCCGTGTGCGCGCGAAATCATCTCCTGGCGCAATTCCGCCGAGAACGAAGCGTCATGCTCGGTAAAGGCGACGCCCTTGCGCTCCAGCAACCGCTTGGCCGCCGTGCAATAGCCGCACATCATGCGTGTATAGATCGTGACATCGACCATGACGAATTTCCGCTTTCGTTGCCGACTTATATAGTCGCGGACTCGTCCGCCCGAAAGTCCCCCGGCAACACCCGCGCAAAGGTCAGCACATCGACGGCGGCCGCACCTCCTTTTTTCAGCGCCTTGGTCGCCGCACGCACCGTGGCGCCCGTGGTGTAGACATCGTCGATCAGAAGCACCCTGCGGCCGGCGATCTCGATTTCCGCCTCGGCCGGCACGCGGAAGGCGGCCCGCACATTCTCCTCGCGCTCCTGCCGCTCCAGCCCGACTTGCTGGCGGGTGAGCTTTACGCGCCGCATGGCGGAAGGCGCGAAAGACAGCCCGCTGAGCTCGCAAACCGCGCGCGCCAGTTCCGCCGACTGGTTGAAGCGCCGCCGGAAAAAACGCCGCCAGTGCAGCGGCACCGGCACCACCACATCGGCCTCGGCGATGAGATCGGCGCCGGCGCGCACCATCCAGCGCGCCATCCAAGGGGCGAGATCGGTACGATCCTGGTATTTCAGCCCTTGCACCATCTGGCGGGCGACGCCGGAATAGGCGACGGCCGCCCGTGCCCGTTCGAAGGGCGGCGGATCAGCGATCGCCTCGGCCGACAAAAAGCCCTCGCCCATATGATGGGTGAACGGCGTGCCCATCACCGGGCACCAGGGCCGTTCCAAAAGCCGCAGCTTCGGCCAGCAGGCTCCGCACAGCACGCCGGGCTGCGAGACATGCCGGCGGCAGCCGGCGCAGACCGGCGGAAACAGGATGCGCGCAGGCCAGCCGAGAGCCGAGCGGGTGAGGTTCCTGATCCCGATGGACTTGATCTTGGACATGGGATCGGCCACGTGGTTGGTCCTGCGCACCGTGTATACCAAGTATATCAGGGCGTGGACAAACAAGGATCCGCCCGTTGCACCCGATAATGGATACCGATCTCTGGCTGGCGCACAAGCGGCGCGCGCTCACCCATCCGGTCGACGGCGCCGATTTCCTCATGAACCGCGCCGCCGAGGACCTTGCTGACCGGCTGGGCGCCGTCGAGCGCCGGTTCGGCAAGGCGGCGGTGCTGTTTTGCCAGACGCCGGCCGTGGCCGATGTGCTCGCCGCGAGCGGCAAGGTGACGGATATCGTCCGTGTCGAGACGGACGCGGCTTTCCTGAATGGTGCCGCCGGCCTGGTCGCGCCGCTGGAAACCGTGCCGTTCGAGCCGCAAAGTCTCGATCTGGCGGTGTCGCTTCTGTCGCTGCAGGCGATGAACGATATCCCTGGCATGCTGATCCAGATCCGCCGCGCGCTGCGGCCGGATGGCCTCTTTCTCGGCGCCTTTGCCGGAGCCGGCACGCTCAGCGAGTTGCGCGAAAGCCTGCTTGCGGCCGAGACCGAGCTCTACGGCGGCGCCAGCCCGCGCGTCATCCCCTTCACCGACGTGCGCGATGCCGGCGCGCTTTTGCAGCGCGCCGGTTTCGCTCTGCCGGTCGCCGATGTCGAGACAGTGACGGTGCGCTATGCCAATCTGTTTGCCCTGATGGCCGATCTGCGCGCCATGGGTGAAACCAGCGCGCTTGCCGATCGCAGCCGGCGGCCAGGCACGCCCCGGCTGTTTGCCCGTGCCGCGGAAATCTACGCTGAGCGGTTTTCCGACCCCGACGGCCGGATCCGGGCAAGTTTCTCGATGGTCTGGATGTCCGGCTGGGCGCCCGATGCGTCGCAGCAGAAACCGCTGAAACCCGGTTCAGCCAAGGTCTCGCTGAAAGCTATACTGGAGGGTTCCGGCGAATCCTGATGCATGTCGCCCAAAAGTGACCTCGGTTCTGGGAAGACGACATGCATAAAAACGCTTTAGGCGGCCGTCGCGATTGCGATCAAGGCGATGCAAAGGCGTTCGCAAGCCTGCTGGTGTTGTCGCTGAACAGCCAGGTGATCTGGTTGAAAACCTGGCCGATGCCGCCGATGATGGTCAATGACAGCACACAGACGATCAGGGCATATTCGACGGCAGTAGCGCCGGTCTCATCCGTCAGAAAACGCAGCAGCACTGTTTTCATCACCTCGATCCCCATTACCAGGACCTTACCGCCGATCTGTTAAGAAAGGTTAACGGCAAAGGCTTAACAGGCGGTGAAACGGCCGCCCTTTCGCGAATATCTTAACCATGTCAGCAGTCGCCGCTGGTCTTGCCGTCGGAGCCGATGATGCAGACCGAACCCGGCTGCGCCTGCAGCACGCTGCGGCGCACCGTATAAATGCTGCGATGGCTGATCGAGCCGGTGGCCGTCATATCGAGACCGCCGGGAAAATCATCCCGCGCCGATTGTGAACGCGTCTGGCTGTCGAGGAAAGGGGTCGCTATCAGCGCCAGCGCCACCGCGGCCGAGCCGAACAGCAGCGCGACGCGCAGGATGCCCATGCCCGCATCGGCGGCACGGAAGCTGCGGTCGGGCCGGATCGTATCCCAATCCTTGTCCAGACTCATCCTATCGCTCCCCAGCCAATTGGCGACGCGGCCGCGAGGACACGGCCATGCATCAATTTTTCATGATGAGATAAATCTTCCATTAACGCTGGCTGATATGAATCGTGGTCCGGTCCGTCGCCGCCCCTCAGAGCAGGTCGATGAGGAACGGGATCAGCGGCGCGTCGGCCGGCGGCATCGGATAGTCGCGCATCTGCTTGGGCCGCACCCATTTCAACGCCTGCCCTTCCCGGGGCTGGGCGATGCCGCGGAAGCGGCGGCAGACGAACAGCGGCATCAACAGATGGAAGTCGTCATAGGAGTGGCTGGCGAAGGTGAGCGGCGCCAGGCACGGGATCTCGGTCTCGATGCCGATCTCCTCATGCAGTTCGCGGATGATGCATTGCTCCGGCGTCTCGCCGGGCTCGACCTTGCCGCCTGGAAATTCCCACAGGCCCGCAAGCTGCTTGCCCTCCGGTCGCTGCGCCAAAAGCACGCGGCCGTCGGCATCGACCAGCGCGCAGGCGGCGACCAGCAGCAGGCGCTTGCCGGTATTGGCCAGATCATTCATGCCCTATTTCACTCATGACCAGGCGGCCGACGATAGTGGTAGCGATAGACTTCCTCGAAGCCGAGCGACCGATAGAGCGCCAGCGCCGGCACATTGCCGGCCTCGACCTGCAGCCAGGCTTCCCGCGCGCCGCGCAGCCGCGCCCATTTCAGCGCTGACAGGATCAGGTTGCGGCCATGGCCCTTGTTGCGCGCCGATCTGTCGGTGGCGACCTCGAACAGGCCCGCGAGATCGCCATCATGCACGCAGATCAGCGTCGCCAGCGGTTCGACCCCATCTTCAAGCGCGAACAGCCCGGCCTCGGGCTGGATGGCGCCGATGATCTCGGACAGGCCGGGCCGCAGCGAAACATCAGAGCCGTTGACCTTGAGCAACGCACCGATGAAGCGGCTGATGTCCTTGAGCGGAATCTGGTCCATCGCGGCATCGAGCTGGGCGTCGGCCAGAGGCAGCCGCATGACCAGCGATTCGTCGAACCGGCTCCAGCCCTCTCTGTCGAGATGGCTGGCCAGATCGGGGCCAGACAGCGGCGACATGCGGAACGTCAGCGGCCTGCCATAGGCATCGAAACGGCGGCTGGCCCGGCCGATGCGGTCGGCGATGTGCTGGGTGTCGCCGGGATCGAGCGGATTGACCGAATTCAGCCGCTTGGCCGGATGGCCGGCCGTCAGCCGCACCACCCAGGTGCCGTCATAATGGACGGCGGCCGCCGGCCAGGCGCGAAAGCCGGCCGCCTCGTAGCGGCGCACGATGGCAAGCATGCTTGCCGGATGCCTGGAAGCCAAAACCGTCAGCTCCGATAATCGCCGTTGATGGCGACATATTCCTTGGTGAGGTCGCAGGTCCACACCGTCGCCTTGCCGCGGCCGATGCCGATATCGGCGCGGATGCGGATATCGTCGCGCTTCATATAGGCCGAGGTCTTTTCTTCCGAATAGGCCGGGTCGCGCTCGCCCTCATGCGCCAGCCGGTTGTCGCCGAACCAGATCGACAGCCGGTCGCGGTCGGCCGGCTCGCCGGCTTTGCCAACGGCCATGACCACGCGGCCCCAATTGGCGTCCTCGCCGGCGACCGCCGTCTTGACCAGCGGCGAATTGGCGATCGACAGCGCGATGCGCTTGGCCGAGCGCGCCGATTTCGCGCCGGTGACGGTGACTTCGACCTGCTTGCGGGCACCCTCGCCGTCGCGCACCACTTGCAGCGCCAGCGACTTCAGCACCTTGCCGAGCGCCCGGCGGAACTGGCCGAGCCGGGCATCCTTGGGGTCGATGATCTCGGGTGCGCCGCGCTTGGCGGCCTTGCCGGTGGCGAAGATCAGCAGCGTGTCGCTGGTCGAGGTGTCGCTGTCGACAGTCACCGCGTTGAACGTCTTGGCCGTGCCGCGCGACAACAGGTCCTGCAGCACAGGGGCGGCGATCGGCGCGTCGGTGGCGATGAAGGACAGCATCGTCGCCATGTCGGGGGCGATCATGCCGGCGCCCTTGGAAATGCCGTTGATGGTGACATCGGTGTCCCCAAGCTTGACCGTCTGCGTCGCCACTTTCGGATAGGTGTCCGTGGTCATGATGGCCTTCGCCGCCTCGGTCCACAGGTCCGGCTTGCCGTCGCTGACCAGTCCGGCGAGCAGATGGCTGAACTTGGTCGTGTCGAGTGGTTCGCCGATGACCCCGGTCGAGGCCAGGAAAACCTCACTTGGCGTGCAGCCGGCGGCCTTGGCCGCCGCCTCGCCGGTCAGCGCGGTGGACGCGCGGCCTTTCTGGCCGGTGAAGGCATTGGCATTGCCGGAATTGACGACCAGCACCCGCGCCTTGCCAGCGGCAAGGTTTTGCCGGCAGAAATCGACCGGCGCCGAGGGGCATTTCGACTTGGTGAACACACCGGCGACCGCGGTGCCGGCGTCGAACACCATGGCCAGCAGGTCGGTGCGGTTCTTGTACTTTATCCCCGCTTCGGCGGTGGCGATGCGCACCCCTTCGATGACCGGCATCTTGGGGTATTTCTTCGGCGCGAGCGGCGAAATCGTCGTGGACATGGGGACCTCGGGCGGGAAAATCGCAAGGGAAGGCCGGTTTGCCCGATACGGCGCGCGGGCGCAAGGGCGTTTTCGCCGCGCCTGCCGGGGCATCGAACCACGCCGGATTAAGCCTGCATTTCAAATCTGTTGGCGTCGCCGGGGCCTGTGGCGCTATGATTACGCCCCATGGGCAGGCTTGCGATCCTCGCATGGGCATTTCTGGGACTTCTGCTGCTGAGCGCCGACGCTGAGCCGGCGCGGCGCGTGGCGCTCGTCATCGGCAACGGCACCTATGCCGAGGCCGGGACGCTGGCCAATCCGGTCAACGACGCGCTCGACATCGCCGACAAGCTGCGTTCCATCGGTTTCGAGGTCATCGAAGGCAACGATCTCGGCAAACGCGAGCTCGAACGCAGCATCGGCGAATTCTCCGATGCGCTCGAAGGCGCCGGCGTCGGGCTTTTCTACTATGCCGGCCACGGCCTGCAGGTCGACGGCCGCAATTACATCGTGCCGGTCGATGCCAGGCTCGACATGCCGGTGAAACTGCAACTCGAAGCCGTACCGATCGACGAAGTCCTCGACATCATGGAGCAGCAGACCAAGGTCAGCCTGGTGTTTCTCGACGCCTGCCGCAACAACCCGTTTGCCCGCAGCTTGAGCCGCACCGCCACCACGCGTTCGGCGACGGCGCTGGCGGGCCTGGCGCAATTCGATTCGACGCGCGGCTCGTTCATCGCTTTTTCGACGGCGCCGGGTGCGGTTGCCATGGACGGCACCGGGCGCAACTCGCCCTTTGCCGCAGCGCTTTTGCGGCATATCGCCGAACCCGGCCAGAGCATCAACGACATGATGATCGCGGTGCGCCGCGACGTCGTTTCGCAAACCCGTGAAGGCCAGCGTCCCTGGGAACAGGGCTCGCTGCTCGAACGCTTCGAATTCGTCCCGGGTAAAGGGCCCGCTCCGGAGCCGAAGCCGGCGGCTGAGCCAGCACCAGCCTCGCAGGTCGCGGCGCTGGAGCGCTCCGTGGGCGACGACAAGGCTTCGATCGAAAAATTCCTGCGCCGAGACTATCTGACGCCCGACACCAGGACGATGGCTGAAACGGTCAAACGGATCTACGGCTCCTCCGCCACCATTTTCGGCACGCGCTACGACGCCGATGCCATCGTCAAGGTGAAGACCGACTGGTTCGCGCAATGGACCTCATGGTCGCTCGGGCTGGAACCCGGCAGCCTGGAAGTTACCCCGCATGGCGAGGACCGCACTGAGGCCGCCTTCGCCATGCGCTACGACTATGTGCCGAAGGACAAGTCGGCGGCTCGGCTGACCGGCAAGGCGCGCGTCACGCTCGGGCTGGTCAAGGCCGAAGGTGGATGGCGCATCGAGTCCGAAACCTCGCAAGCGATGCAATGATAACCCTATCCGGGTGCGAATTCACGCGCGCTGGCGCGACATGAATTCGGTGGCGAAACAGAGCAGTGCCGCAGCCGGCAGCGCCAGGCCGATCCAGGACACCAGCGGCCAGCCGGCTTGCGCATGCGCCCAACCGCCGACGGCCGAGCCGATCGCGCCGGCGATGAAGAACGTCGCCATGTAGAGCCCGTTCAGGCGGCTGCGATGTGCTGCGCCGAG contains these protein-coding regions:
- a CDS encoding competence protein F; this translates as MADPMSKIKSIGIRNLTRSALGWPARILFPPVCAGCRRHVSQPGVLCGACWPKLRLLERPWCPVMGTPFTHHMGEGFLSAEAIADPPPFERARAAVAYSGVARQMVQGLKYQDRTDLAPWMARWMVRAGADLIAEADVVVPVPLHWRRFFRRRFNQSAELARAVCELSGLSFAPSAMRRVKLTRQQVGLERQEREENVRAAFRVPAEAEIEIAGRRVLLIDDVYTTGATVRAATKALKKGGAAAVDVLTFARVLPGDFRADESATI
- a CDS encoding bifunctional ornithine acetyltransferase/N-acetylglutamate synthase: MPVIEGVRIATAEAGIKYKNRTDLLAMVFDAGTAVAGVFTKSKCPSAPVDFCRQNLAAGKARVLVVNSGNANAFTGQKGRASTALTGEAAAKAAGCTPSEVFLASTGVIGEPLDTTKFSHLLAGLVSDGKPDLWTEAAKAIMTTDTYPKVATQTVKLGDTDVTINGISKGAGMIAPDMATMLSFIATDAPIAAPVLQDLLSRGTAKTFNAVTVDSDTSTSDTLLIFATGKAAKRGAPEIIDPKDARLGQFRRALGKVLKSLALQVVRDGEGARKQVEVTVTGAKSARSAKRIALSIANSPLVKTAVAGEDANWGRVVMAVGKAGEPADRDRLSIWFGDNRLAHEGERDPAYSEEKTSAYMKRDDIRIRADIGIGRGKATVWTCDLTKEYVAINGDYRS
- a CDS encoding peptidase C14 caspase catalytic subunit p20, with product MGRLAILAWAFLGLLLLSADAEPARRVALVIGNGTYAEAGTLANPVNDALDIADKLRSIGFEVIEGNDLGKRELERSIGEFSDALEGAGVGLFYYAGHGLQVDGRNYIVPVDARLDMPVKLQLEAVPIDEVLDIMEQQTKVSLVFLDACRNNPFARSLSRTATTRSATALAGLAQFDSTRGSFIAFSTAPGAVAMDGTGRNSPFAAALLRHIAEPGQSINDMMIAVRRDVVSQTREGQRPWEQGSLLERFEFVPGKGPAPEPKPAAEPAPASQVAALERSVGDDKASIEKFLRRDYLTPDTRTMAETVKRIYGSSATIFGTRYDADAIVKVKTDWFAQWTSWSLGLEPGSLEVTPHGEDRTEAAFAMRYDYVPKDKSAARLTGKARVTLGLVKAEGGWRIESETSQAMQ
- a CDS encoding GCN5-like N-acetyltransferase, which codes for MLAIVRRYEAAGFRAWPAAAVHYDGTWVVRLTAGHPAKRLNSVNPLDPGDTQHIADRIGRASRRFDAYGRPLTFRMSPLSGPDLASHLDREGWSRFDESLVMRLPLADAQLDAAMDQIPLKDISRFIGALLKVNGSDVSLRPGLSEIIGAIQPEAGLFALEDGVEPLATLICVHDGDLAGLFEVATDRSARNKGHGRNLILSALKWARLRGAREAWLQVEAGNVPALALYRSLGFEEVYRYHYRRPPGHE
- a CDS encoding mutator mutT protein, producing the protein MNDLANTGKRLLLVAACALVDADGRVLLAQRPEGKQLAGLWEFPGGKVEPGETPEQCIIRELHEEIGIETEIPCLAPLTFASHSYDDFHLLMPLFVCRRFRGIAQPREGQALKWVRPKQMRDYPMPPADAPLIPFLIDLL
- a CDS encoding nitrilase, nitrilase 1 like protein, with translation MGVFKAAAVQMRSGESPERNAVDLDRLVREAAGQGATYIQTPEMTGALIRDKEARAASFTSEDKDIIVATAHRLARELGVFLHIGSTAILRADGKLANRALLFGPDGATLTTYDKIHMFDVDLDNGESWRESAAYEPGTEAVVTEVAGAKLGFAVCYDLRFPQLFRAEALAGADVLTVPAAFTRQTGEAHWHVLLRARAIENGAFVVAAAQGGLHEDGRETFGHSLIVDPWGRIIAEAAHDEPAVIVAEIDPAQSLAARKKIPNLKNARDFTINAGAVDAPLLRGAAS
- a CDS encoding Flp/Fap pilin component, with the translated sequence MGIEVMKTVLLRFLTDETGATAVEYALIVCVLSLTIIGGIGQVFNQITWLFSDNTSRLANAFASP
- a CDS encoding glutaredoxin 3, coding for MVDVTIYTRMMCGYCTAAKRLLERKGVAFTEHDASFSAELRQEMISRAHGRTTFPQIFIGDTHVGGCDDLHELEAEGRLDRLLANGATI
- a CDS encoding type 11 methyltransferase encodes the protein MHPIMDTDLWLAHKRRALTHPVDGADFLMNRAAEDLADRLGAVERRFGKAAVLFCQTPAVADVLAASGKVTDIVRVETDAAFLNGAAGLVAPLETVPFEPQSLDLAVSLLSLQAMNDIPGMLIQIRRALRPDGLFLGAFAGAGTLSELRESLLAAETELYGGASPRVIPFTDVRDAGALLQRAGFALPVADVETVTVRYANLFALMADLRAMGETSALADRSRRPGTPRLFARAAEIYAERFSDPDGRIRASFSMVWMSGWAPDASQQKPLKPGSAKVSLKAILEGSGES